The Vitis riparia cultivar Riparia Gloire de Montpellier isolate 1030 chromosome 10, EGFV_Vit.rip_1.0, whole genome shotgun sequence genome includes a region encoding these proteins:
- the LOC117924269 gene encoding (E,E)-geranyllinalool synthase-like, with product MESSHSIIEALLRKIKDEMFSSVDLYSFVSPSAYDTAWLAMVPGGNDGRPMFGECLNWVVNNQREGGFWGESDGYGNPTIDCLPATLACMLALKTWGVGSGNLERGLAFIHDNTEKLLAENHARCPRWFAIVFPAMIELAQKTGLEIVFSDELEEVLTNIFHHRQRILESEELVDKYHYPPLLSYLETLPLWYGIDEEDIVKHLSEDGSMFQSPSATVCAFITTRNRKCMNYLQALVQRFPHGVPSMYPMDEQLIQLSMVDHLQKLGLAYRFDKEIENILEHVFSHYLSQEQLPQQSLVPVQIYRDALAFRLLRMHGYHVSPWSFGWFLNHQDILTHMEEDCEYFSSVMYNVYRATDLTFSGEYELQEARSFARKLLDKTLSLGIRGDNVAMFPNFHTLIEHELSLPWIARLDHLDHRMWIEQQYKNNTLWTGKASFYRLSCFHDEGLMQLAVKNYELRQAIFKSELEELKRWCKDWGLTDMGFGREKTTYCYFAVAASSSLPHDSAVRTIVAKSAILVTVADDFFDTKGSLDELESLTEAVGRWNGKGLSSHSKTIFDALDNLVRDMTEKHLHQQGSDIINDLQDIWYETFASWLVETKWSRIGYIPSMHEYLDTGMISIATHTLVLPASCFLNPNLPKCKLKPSQYETITKLLMVIARLLNDIQSHQKEQEEGKFNFVSLYSKENQGADTEDSISYMTDIMDEKKKGLLEHALIDGLDDLPKPCKHLHLSCFKVFQMFFNSGNRFDSNTELVHDINKAIYIPLEVQTSKPLKPPPPHAGPKKANSTMNTHFDQIYKPWLKPSFTMHWISPKIRDGSGKMSISLKLKLCFV from the exons ATGGAATCATCGCATTCCATAATTGAAGCTCTACTTAGGAAGATCAAGGATGAGATGTTCTCATCTGTTGATCTCTACTCTTTTGTTTCCCCTTCTGCTTATGACACTGCATGGCTAGCAATGGTTCCAGGTGGGAATGATGGACGGCCCATGTTCGGGGAATGCTTGAATTGGGTTGTGAATAACCAGAGAGAAGGTGGGTTCTGGGGAGAGTCGGATGGATATGGCAATCCCACCATTGATTGTCTTCCTGCAACTCTTGCCTGCATGCTTGCACTCAAAACTTGGGGTGTTGGGAGTGGAAATTTGGAGAGAG GGTTGGCCTTCATCCATGACAACACAGAGAAGCTTCTCGCAGAAAATCATGCCCGCTGTCCTCGTTGGTTTGCCATCGTTTTCCCTGCAATGATTGAACTTGCCCAAAAAACAGGTTTAGAGATTGTCTTCTCAGATGAGTTGGAAGAAGTTCTGACAAATATTTTCCACCACAGACAACGGATTCTGGAAAG CGAAGAACTCGTTGATAAGTACCATTATCCCCCATTACTATCATACCTTGAAACCTTGCCTTTGTGGTATGGTATCGATGAAGAAGACATAGTGAAGCATTTGAGTGAGGACGGCTCCATGTTCCAATCTCCCTCTGCCACAGTTTGTGCATTCATTACTACCCGAAACAGAAAGTGTATGAATTACCTGCAAGCTCTTGTTCAAAGATTTCCTCATGGAG TTCCATCAATGTATCCCATGGATGAACAGCTTATACAGCTTAGCATGGTCGACCATTTACAGAAGCTTGGGTTGGCCTATCGTTTCGATAAagagattgaaaatattttagaacaTGTTTTCAG CCATTACCTGAGCCAAGAGCAGCTGCCGCAGCAGAGTTTGGTGCCAGTTCAAATATACAGGGACGCTTTAGCTTTCCGACTTCTGCGGATGCATGGATATCATGTTTCTCCAT GGAGCTTTGGTTGGTTTTTAAATCATCAAGACATTCTAACACATATGGAAGAGGACTGTGAATACTTCTCAAGTGTAATGTATAATGTTTATAGAGCCACTGACCTTACCTTTTCAGGGGAATATGAACTTCAGGAGGCCAGATCATTTGCAAGGAAGTTACTTGACAAAACATTATCACTGGGAATCAGAGGTGATAATGTCGCTATGTTCCCCAACTTTCATACACTG ATTGAGCATGAGCTAAGTCTTCCCTGGATCGCTCGGTTGGATCATCTGGATCATAGGATGTGGATTGaacaacaatataaaaacaatacttTATGGACTGGGAAGGCCTCATTCTACAG GTTATCATGTTTTCATGATGAAGGGCTAATGCAACTAGCGGTGAAGAACTATGAACTGCGTCAGGCAATCTTCAAGAGTGAGCTGGAGGAGCTTAAAAG GTGGTGTAAGGACTGGGGCCTCACTGACATGGGATTTGGTCGAGAGAAGACCACGTATTGTTACTTTGCAGTGGCCGCTAGTAGTTCCCTCCCTCATGACTCCGCAGTGCGAACCATAGTTGCAAAGAGCGCAATATTAGTTACAGTTGCAGATGACTTTTTTGATACCAAAGGTTCCCTGGATGAGTTGGAAAGCCTCACTGAGGCCGTTGGCAG ATGGAATGGTAAAGGCTTGAGCAGCCACAGCAAGACCATCTTTGATGCCCTTGACAATCTTGTGAGGGACATGACAGAGAAACACCTCCACCAACAAGGAAGTGACATTATCAATGATCTCCAAGATATC TGGTATGAAACATTTGCTTCGTGGCTGGTGGAAACCAAGTGGAGTAGAATTGGATATATTCCATCCATGCATGAATACCTAGATACTGGCATGATCTCCATTGCTACGCACACCCTAGTTCTTCCAGCTTCGTGTTTTTTGAATCCAAACTTACCAAAATGCAAACTGAAACCTTCTCAGTATGAAACCATTACGAAACTGCTCATGGTTATAGCTCGTCTGTTGAATGACATACAAAGCCACCAG AAGGAGCAAGAGGAAGGGAAGTTCAACTTTGTGTCACTCTATTCGAAAGAAAACCAAGGGGCGGATACCGAAGATTCAATTTCTTATATGACAGACATAATGgatgagaagaagaaagggttACTGGAACATGCTTTAATAGATGGCTTGGATGATTTGCCCAAGCCATGCAAGCATCTCCACCTATCATGTTTCAAAGTGTTTCAGATGTTTTTCAACTCTGGAAACCGATTCGACTCCAACACTGAATTGGTTCATGACATCAATAAGGCAATTTATATTCCTTTGGAAGTTCAAACCTCAAAGCCCTTGAAGCCTCCGCCACCTCATGCTGGACCAAAGAAGGCAAATTCAACTATGAACACTCATTTTGATCAAATCTACAAACCTTGGCTAAAACCCAGTTTCACCATGCACTGGATTTCTCCGAAAATAAGAGACGGCTCTGGGAAAATGTCCATTTCCCTGAAACTCAAACTATGTTTCGTTTGA
- the LOC117924274 gene encoding (E,E)-geranyllinalool synthase-like: MESSHSIIEALLRKIKDEMFSSVDLYSFVSPSAYDTAWLAMVPGGNDGRPMFGECLNWVVNNQREGGFWGESDGYGNPTIDCLPATLACMLALKTWGVGSGNLERGLAFIHDNTEKLLAENHGRCPRWFAIVLPAMIELAQKTGLEIVFSDELEEVLTNIFHHRQRILEREELVDKYHYPPLLSYLETLPLWYGIDEEDIVKHLSEDGSMFQSPSATVCAFITTRNRKCMNYLQALVQRFPHGVPSMYPMDEQLIQLIMVDHLQKLGLADHFHKEIENILEHVYSHYMSQEQLPQQSLVPVQIYRDALAFRLLRMHGYHVSPWSFCWFLNHQDILTHMEEDCEYFSSVMYNVYRATDLTFSGEYELQEARSFARKLLKKTLSLGIRGDNVAMFPNFHALIENELDLPWMARLDHLDHRMCIEQLCEINTQWTGKASFYRLSCFHNDVLMQLAVKNYEFRQAIYKSELEELKRWCEDWGLSNMGFGREKTTYCYFAVAVACSFLPHDSEVRMIVAKSGILIIVADDFFDTKGSLNELESLTEAVRRWNGKDLSSHSKTIFAALDNLVSGMAAKHLHQQGNDITGDLQDIWYETFASWLLETKWSKSGYIPSKHEYLDNARISVATQTMVLPASCFLNPGSPECKLKHFQNGSITKLLMVVARLLNDTQSYQKEQEEGKLNFVLLHLKENPKATIEDSISFTKAILDEKRKELLEHALMDDLDDLPKPCKQLHLSCFKVFQMCYNSSNRFDSNTELLHDINRAIYIPLKVQTSKPLKLLPYHARPKKENSKISSTCFDQTYKPRVKPSFIMHRIPPKIRDGCGKVPISLNLKLCFV; the protein is encoded by the exons ATGGAATCATCGCATTCCATAATTGAAGCTCTACTTAGGAAGATCAAGGATGAGATGTTCTCATCTGTTGATCTCTACTCTTTTGTTTCCCCTTCTGCTTATGACACTGCATGGCTAGCCATGGTTCCAGGTGGGAATGATGGACGGCCCATGTTCGGGGAATGCTTGAATTGGGTTGTGAATAACCAGAGAGAAGGTGGGTTCTGGGGAGAGTCGGATGGATATGGCAATCCCACCATTGATTGTCTTCCTGCAACTCTTGCCTGCATGCTTGCACTCAAAACTTGGGGTGTTGGGAGTGGAAATTTGGAGAGAG GGTTGGCCTTCATCCATGACAACACAGAGAAGCTTCTCGCAGAAAATCATGGCCGCTGTCCTCGTTGGTTTGCCATCGTTTTGCCTGCAATGATTGAACTTGCCCAAAAAACAGGTTTAGAGATTGTCTTCTCAGATGAGTTGGAAGAAGTTCTGACAAATATTTTCCACCACAGACAACGGATTCTGGAAAG GGAAGAACTCGTTGATAAGTACCATTATCCCCCATTACTGTCATACCTTGAAACCTTGCCTTTGTGGTATGGTATCGATGAAGAAGACATAGTGAAGCATTTGAGTGAGGACGGCTCCATGTTCCAATCTCCCTCTGCCACAGTTTGTGCATTCATTACTACCCGAAACAGAAAGTGTATGAATTACCTGCAAGCTCTTGTTCAAAGATTTCCTCATGGAG TTCCATCAATGTATCCCATGGATGAACAGCTTATACAGCTTATCATGGTCGACCATTTACAGAAGCTTGGGTTGGCCGATCATTTCCATAAagagattgaaaatattttagaacaTGTTTATAG CCATTACATGAGCCAAGAGCAGCTGCCGCAGCAGAGTTTGGTGCCAGTTCAAATATACAGGGACGCTTTAGCTTTCCGACTTCTGCGGATGCATGGATATCATGTTTCTCCAT GGAGCTTTTGTTGGTTTTTAAATCATCAAGACATTCTAACACACATGGAAGAGGACTGTGAATACTTCTCAAGTGTAATGTATAATGTTTATAGGGCCACTGACCTTACCTTTTCAGGGGAATATGAACTTCAGGAGGCCAGATCATTTGCACGGAAGTTACTTAAGAAAACATTATCACTGGGAATCAGAGGTGATAATGTTGCTATGTTCCCCAACTTTCATGCACTG ATTGAGAATGAGCTAGATCTTCCTTGGATGGCACGGTTGGATCACCTGGATCATAGAATGTGCATTGAACAATTATGTGAAATCAACACTCAATGGACTGGCAAGGCCTCATTTTACAG GTTATCTTGCTTTCATAATGACGTTCTAATGCAACTAGCAGTGAAGAATTATGAGTTTCGCCAGGCAATCTATAAGAGTGAGCTGGAGGAGCTGAAAAG GTGGTGTGAGGACTGGGGCCTTAGTAACATGGGATTTGGTCGAGAGAAAACAACCTACTGTTACTTTGCGGTGGCTGTGGCTTGTAGTTTCCTGCCTCATGACTCTGAAGTGAGAATGATAGTTGCAAAGAGTGGAATACTGATCATAGTTGCAGATGATTTTTTCGATACCAAAGGTTCACTGAACGAGTTGGAAAGCCTCACTGAAGCAGTTcgaag ATGGAATGGTAAGGACTTGAGCAGCCACAGCAAGACTATCTTCGCTGCCCTGGACAACCTTGTGAGTGGTATGGCAGCAAAGCACCTTCATCAACAAGGAAACGACATTACAGGAGATCTTCAAGATATA TGGTATGAAACATTTGCCTCATGGTTGCTGGAAACAAAGTGGAGTAAAAGTGGATATATTCCATCAAAGCATGAATACCTAGATAATGCCAGGATCTCCGTTGCCACACAGACCATGGTCCTTCCAGCTTCTTGTTTTCTGAACCCAGGCTCACCGGAATGCAAACTGAAGCATTTTCAGAATGGAAGCATTACAAAATTGCTCATGGTTGTAGCTCGTTTGTTGAACGATACACAAAGCTACCAG AAGGAGCAAGAGGAAGGGAAATTGAACTTTGTGTTACTCCACTTGAAAGAAAACCCAAAGGCAACCATTGAAGATTCAATTTCTTTCACGAAAGCCATATTGGATGAGAAGAGGAAGGAATTACTGGAACATGCTTTAATGGATGACTTAGATGATTTGCCTAAACCATGCAAGCAGCTTCACCTATCATGTTTCAAAGTATTTCAGATGTGTTACAACTCTAGCAATCGATTCGACTCCAACACTGAATTACTTCATGACATTAATAGGGCCATTTATATTCCTTTGAAAGTTCAAACGTCAAAGCCCTTGAAGCTTTTGCCATATCATGCTAGACCAAAGAAGGAAAATTCAAAGATCAGCAGTACTTGCTTTGATCAAACCTACAAACCTCGGGTAAAACCCAGTTTCATCATGCACCGGATTCCTCCCAAAATAAGAGACGGCTGTGGGAAAGTGCCCATCTCCCTGAATCTCAAACTATGTTTCGTTTGA